A genome region from Flavobacterium sp. includes the following:
- a CDS encoding OmpA family protein, which produces MKKVYILSLVLSITFSFAQKTNLKKADALFRNYSYTDASKAYEEILQNVKNPTTQTIKNAADSYYFISDARNALKWYRKLYEVQGNNLTDIYYLRYIQTMKAVMDYDEADRITKEYLDKKGDQKEIDRYVAQKKQLDSLAKAKPLYDIKNLDINTSKSDFGTTFYQEKIVFTSARDTTKFSEKLYTWNNQPFLNLYVSERNPADGSLFNESLFIPNVMSKYHEATATFDPSGKIIYYTTNILKKNKLVVDGDKVNNFQIVKGDVVDNKLENPQNVFFSSDDYSVGHPSLSDDGKWLFFASDMPGGFGETDLYVVKISDDGTMSSPLNLGPKINTIGNDLFPYYRNGMLYFSSDGHYGLGDLDVYESKFLPDGTFTTPRNLGAPINSNKDDFAYIVDKSDSYGYVSSNRAGGKGDDDIYSFTKGKPVCNQSISGLAVDRKSKLPLADVTIMAYNSFKEVLGETKTNYEGKYAIVVPCDKVVNMIAAKPNYSSDEKTVTTGKDNEGEIPNINFELSNYDDLVVKKKGVEKVDVNPIYFDYDKYDITPLAIEELTKVVFIMQKFPNIRIKIESHTDSRGKDAYNLKLSDNRAKSTRDYIISQGIDASRIESAIGYGESRLINKCKNGVKCTEEEHLLNRRSDFIIIQK; this is translated from the coding sequence ATGAAAAAAGTATATATCCTAAGTTTAGTCTTGAGCATTACGTTTAGTTTTGCTCAAAAGACTAATTTAAAGAAAGCAGATGCTTTGTTTAGAAATTATTCATATACAGATGCATCAAAGGCTTACGAAGAAATTTTACAGAATGTTAAAAATCCAACGACGCAGACCATAAAAAACGCTGCCGACTCGTATTATTTTATTTCTGATGCAAGAAACGCTCTTAAATGGTATCGTAAACTATACGAAGTTCAGGGAAATAATTTAACTGATATTTACTATCTGCGTTATATTCAAACCATGAAAGCAGTCATGGATTATGATGAAGCAGACAGAATTACAAAAGAATATCTGGATAAAAAAGGAGACCAAAAGGAAATTGACCGCTATGTAGCTCAAAAAAAACAGTTAGATAGTTTAGCAAAAGCCAAGCCTCTTTATGATATAAAAAATCTGGATATCAATACCAGTAAATCTGATTTTGGAACTACTTTCTATCAGGAAAAAATTGTTTTTACATCGGCAAGAGATACCACCAAGTTTAGTGAAAAACTCTATACATGGAACAATCAGCCTTTCCTGAATTTGTATGTTTCAGAAAGAAATCCGGCAGATGGAAGTCTATTTAATGAAAGTCTGTTCATTCCAAACGTAATGAGCAAATATCATGAAGCTACAGCAACCTTTGACCCAAGCGGAAAAATAATTTATTACACCACCAACATTTTAAAGAAAAACAAACTGGTTGTGGATGGTGATAAAGTCAATAATTTCCAAATCGTAAAAGGCGATGTTGTAGATAATAAATTAGAAAATCCGCAAAATGTATTCTTCAGCAGTGATGATTATTCTGTTGGGCATCCCTCTTTAAGCGATGACGGAAAATGGCTTTTCTTTGCTTCAGATATGCCGGGAGGTTTTGGAGAAACAGACTTGTATGTTGTTAAAATTTCTGATGACGGAACAATGAGTTCTCCGCTGAATCTTGGACCAAAAATCAATACAATTGGTAATGACTTGTTTCCTTATTACAGAAACGGAATGCTTTATTTTTCTTCAGATGGACATTATGGTTTAGGAGATTTAGATGTTTACGAAAGCAAATTTTTGCCAGACGGAACTTTTACAACGCCTCGAAATCTGGGAGCTCCAATAAACAGTAACAAAGACGATTTTGCTTATATCGTTGATAAATCAGACTCATACGGTTATGTTTCATCAAACAGAGCAGGAGGAAAAGGCGACGATGATATTTATTCGTTTACAAAAGGAAAACCAGTTTGTAATCAAAGTATTTCCGGACTTGCTGTTGACAGAAAATCAAAACTTCCTCTGGCAGATGTAACTATTATGGCTTACAATTCGTTTAAAGAAGTTTTGGGCGAAACCAAAACAAACTACGAAGGAAAATATGCCATAGTGGTTCCTTGTGATAAAGTTGTAAACATGATTGCTGCCAAACCAAATTACAGCAGCGATGAAAAAACGGTAACAACAGGGAAAGATAACGAAGGAGAAATTCCAAATATCAATTTTGAACTTAGCAATTACGACGACTTAGTTGTGAAGAAAAAAGGTGTAGAAAAAGTAGATGTTAATCCAATTTATTTTGATTATGACAAATATGATATTACACCTTTGGCAATAGAAGAATTGACAAAAGTAGTTTTCATCATGCAGAAGTTTCCAAACATCAGAATCAAAATTGAATCACATACAGATTCAAGAGGAAAAGATGCTTATAATTTAAAACTTTCAGATAATAGAGCAAAATCAACCAGAGATTATATTATTTCTCAGGGAATAGACGCTTCAAGAATCGAAAGTGCCATTGGTTATGGCGAAAGCCGTTTAATCAATAAATGCAAAAATGGAGTGAAATGTACTGAAGAAGAACATTTGTTAAACAGACGCTCCGATTTCATCATTATTCAAAAATAG
- a CDS encoding type IX secretion system membrane protein PorP/SprF, which yields MKLYIKPLETYFILICSFITVCVSAQQDPQYTQYMYNTMAVNPAYAGSTGTLEAALLHRSQWVGISGAPETQSFSIHGPLTNETIGLGLSIVNDKIGPSNELYVDGNFSYSLPLGYDKRLAFGIKAGMRMLNIDWSKGRYYDNNDVLLNQNINNQMKLAVGAGIYYYTQRFYLGFSIPSFMQNNYYDDVQESIDYDRLHYYLMGGYVFDLSPSLKFKPAFLVKAVSGAPITADVSANFMIVEKFVIGGSYRTDDSVSILAGFQISPSFYLGYAFDYTTSQLNKYNDGTHEFILRYTFNKGQSKIKSPRFF from the coding sequence TATAAAACCATTAGAAACGTATTTCATTTTAATATGTTCTTTTATTACAGTATGTGTTAGTGCACAACAAGATCCTCAATATACCCAGTATATGTATAATACAATGGCGGTAAATCCGGCTTATGCCGGATCTACCGGCACTCTCGAAGCCGCACTTTTACACCGTTCGCAATGGGTAGGAATTTCAGGAGCGCCCGAAACACAATCGTTTTCAATTCACGGACCTTTAACTAATGAAACAATTGGTTTGGGATTAAGTATTGTAAATGATAAAATTGGTCCTTCAAATGAACTATATGTTGACGGAAACTTCTCTTATTCATTACCACTTGGTTACGATAAAAGATTAGCATTTGGTATAAAAGCAGGTATGAGAATGCTAAATATAGATTGGTCAAAAGGAAGATATTACGATAATAATGATGTTCTTTTAAACCAAAATATTAATAATCAAATGAAATTGGCAGTAGGAGCCGGAATCTACTATTACACACAAAGATTTTATTTAGGCTTTTCTATTCCAAGTTTTATGCAAAACAACTATTATGATGATGTTCAGGAATCTATAGATTATGATCGTTTACATTATTATTTAATGGGAGGATATGTTTTTGATTTGAGCCCAAGTTTAAAGTTCAAACCAGCGTTTTTAGTAAAAGCGGTAAGCGGAGCACCGATTACTGCTGATGTATCGGCAAATTTTATGATTGTTGAAAAATTTGTTATAGGAGGATCATACAGAACCGATGATTCGGTAAGTATTCTGGCAGGTTTTCAAATATCTCCTAGTTTTTATCTGGGTTATGCTTTTGATTACACCACAAGTCAGTTGAATAAATATAACGATGGAACACATGAATTTATACTTCGTTATACATTCAACAAAGGCCAAAGTAAAATTAAGTCTCCACGATTCTTCTAA